Proteins co-encoded in one Polynucleobacter sp. MWH-UH19D genomic window:
- the lexA gene encoding transcriptional repressor LexA produces MDINTVEYQEELTALPKLTPRQSEILDLITKAIDESGLPPTRAEIATQLGFASANAAEEHLRALAKKGYIELTPGTSRGIRIPQRFNQMQHANKYRQLSLPSGALQQLTLPLIGRVAAGSPIMAVEHIEKQVPIDPSLFSKGADYLLKVKGMSMRDAGILDGDYLAVRKTTEVRNGDIVVARLDDEVTVKRWQQKKTANGMVIELQAENPDFKNILVDGRQPNFAIEGQAVGLIRAEGL; encoded by the coding sequence ATGGACATAAACACAGTCGAATACCAAGAGGAGCTGACTGCCCTCCCTAAGTTAACCCCTCGTCAAAGCGAGATTTTGGATCTCATTACCAAAGCAATTGATGAGAGTGGCTTACCACCAACCCGAGCAGAGATAGCGACGCAATTGGGATTTGCTTCTGCAAATGCAGCCGAAGAACATTTGCGAGCGCTTGCGAAAAAAGGATACATCGAGCTCACTCCAGGAACCTCACGAGGTATTCGTATTCCGCAGCGCTTCAATCAAATGCAACATGCGAATAAATATCGTCAACTATCTTTACCCTCAGGTGCATTACAACAACTGACATTACCACTCATTGGTCGTGTTGCTGCTGGTTCTCCGATCATGGCTGTTGAGCATATTGAAAAACAGGTGCCGATTGATCCAAGTTTATTTAGCAAAGGTGCCGATTACTTATTAAAAGTAAAGGGCATGAGTATGCGCGATGCAGGCATATTGGACGGTGATTATTTAGCCGTTAGAAAAACAACTGAAGTACGTAATGGCGATATCGTGGTTGCGCGCCTTGATGACGAAGTGACTGTGAAGCGCTGGCAACAGAAGAAAACTGCGAACGGCATGGTGATTGAGTTACAAGCTGAAAATCCAGACTTTAAAAACATTTTGGTAGATGGTCGTCAACCTAACTTTGCGATTGAGGGTCAAGCTGTAGGACTCATTAGAGCTGAAGGTCTATAA
- a CDS encoding asparaginase, with amino-acid sequence MSQIQNHVKNSSHILVLGMGGTIAGLASNPDSNPLQYEAGQVEISALLAQIQSAIPGEIGLVSEQLANINSCNMSEPLLTLLGRAVKDALDNSRVEGIVITHGTDTIEETGLFLQLVCGRFAQNLGKRVVLTGAMLPANASNADGLKNLLDAIHWAASPLDNSPGGIYAVMGGRVCMAMDLAKRHTTALNAPIQSSPSSPVGLINPSWLSGVKAAEIAWHEDLSIPDGDVWPWVEILTSHTGARSETINLWLESKVQGLVLAGTGMGSLHEQWLEPLSKASKQGVAIVRASRPGAGQVLPNIPEKDFAGCIAAGKFSAPKARIALQLALYAEKQAKSAGKSLTWQDFFARIAVLPEIG; translated from the coding sequence ATGAGTCAAATTCAGAATCATGTGAAAAACTCTTCCCACATCCTAGTCTTGGGAATGGGGGGGACGATTGCAGGCCTAGCTTCAAATCCAGACAGCAACCCCCTGCAATATGAAGCAGGTCAGGTGGAAATTAGTGCCTTGCTGGCCCAGATTCAATCGGCAATTCCTGGGGAGATTGGCTTAGTTTCAGAGCAGCTTGCCAATATCAATAGCTGCAATATGTCTGAGCCATTATTAACACTTTTGGGCAGGGCAGTTAAAGATGCTCTTGATAATTCAAGGGTTGAAGGGATAGTGATCACTCACGGTACAGATACGATTGAGGAAACTGGACTGTTTTTACAACTGGTTTGTGGAAGATTTGCTCAAAATTTAGGCAAAAGAGTAGTGCTGACTGGGGCCATGTTGCCTGCAAATGCGTCTAATGCTGATGGCCTTAAGAATCTCTTGGACGCGATTCATTGGGCGGCTAGTCCTTTAGATAACTCTCCAGGGGGTATTTATGCTGTTATGGGGGGTCGAGTATGTATGGCAATGGATTTAGCCAAGCGCCATACCACCGCCTTAAATGCCCCTATTCAGTCTTCACCTAGTAGTCCTGTAGGTTTGATTAATCCCTCCTGGCTATCAGGCGTTAAAGCGGCTGAGATCGCTTGGCACGAAGATTTATCCATTCCCGATGGGGATGTCTGGCCATGGGTTGAAATTCTGACTAGCCATACTGGTGCACGCTCTGAAACCATCAATCTTTGGCTAGAAAGCAAGGTGCAGGGCTTAGTGCTAGCGGGAACTGGAATGGGAAGTCTTCATGAGCAATGGCTTGAACCCCTTTCTAAGGCTTCAAAGCAGGGGGTTGCGATAGTGAGAGCATCTCGTCCTGGGGCTGGACAGGTATTGCCCAATATTCCAGAAAAAGACTTTGCAGGTTGCATAGCTGCAGGTAAGTTTTCAGCGCCTAAAGCCAGAATCGCTTTGCAGTTAGCCTTATATGCTGAAAAACAGGCTAAATCCGCTGGTAAATCCCTGACTTGGCAGGATTTTTTTGCTAGAATAGCGGTCTTGCCTGAAATCGGGTGA
- the rpsF gene encoding 30S ribosomal protein S6, with the protein MRHYEIVFIVHPDQSEQVPAMIDRYKATLAAAGGKIHRIEDWGRRQMAYMIDKLAKAHYVCMNIECDQKTLEELEHAFKFNDAVLRHLIIKTKKAETEPSIMMKEVQREEARKSAQADAPVAAE; encoded by the coding sequence ATGCGTCATTATGAAATCGTCTTTATCGTCCATCCGGACCAAAGCGAGCAAGTGCCAGCGATGATCGATCGCTACAAAGCTACATTAGCAGCTGCGGGCGGCAAAATTCATCGTATTGAAGATTGGGGTCGTCGTCAGATGGCTTACATGATCGACAAGCTTGCAAAAGCCCACTACGTTTGCATGAACATTGAGTGCGACCAAAAAACTTTGGAAGAGCTCGAGCATGCGTTCAAATTTAACGATGCTGTTTTGCGTCACCTCATCATCAAGACAAAGAAAGCTGAAACTGAGCCTTCCATCATGATGAAAGAAGTGCAACGTGAAGAAGCGCGCAAATCAGCTCAAGCCGACGCTCCAGTAGCGGCGGAATAA
- the priB gene encoding primosomal replication protein N has product MNHLTLTAILVSKDAIRFTPAGIPVMHCQLEHSGQANEVGVARKIQMNVEAITIGPIQKDLERMDLGTEAVFEGFLAPKTLRNQRLVFHITHIQLKS; this is encoded by the coding sequence TTGAATCATTTAACCCTCACTGCAATCTTGGTATCTAAAGACGCGATTCGATTTACACCAGCAGGAATACCTGTAATGCATTGCCAGCTAGAACATAGCGGCCAAGCAAACGAGGTAGGAGTGGCTAGGAAAATTCAGATGAATGTTGAAGCCATTACGATTGGTCCAATACAAAAGGATCTTGAAAGAATGGACTTAGGAACTGAGGCGGTGTTTGAAGGATTCTTAGCCCCGAAGACTCTACGTAATCAAAGACTTGTTTTCCATATTACCCATATTCAATTAAAAAGTTAA
- the rpsR gene encoding 30S ribosomal protein S18: MAFGKKPDFKKKPAQNPLFKRKRYCRFTVAGVEQIDYKDVDTLKDFIGENAKITPARLTGTKAKYQRQLDTAIKRARFLALLPFSDQHKK; this comes from the coding sequence ATGGCGTTTGGAAAGAAACCCGATTTCAAAAAGAAACCTGCTCAGAACCCATTGTTCAAGCGCAAGCGTTATTGCCGTTTCACTGTTGCTGGCGTAGAACAGATTGATTACAAAGATGTAGACACATTGAAGGACTTCATTGGCGAAAACGCCAAGATCACTCCTGCTCGTTTAACAGGTACAAAAGCGAAGTATCAGCGTCAGTTGGATACTGCTATCAAGCGTGCCCGTTTCTTGGCTTTGTTGCCATTCTCCGATCAACATAAGAAATAA
- the rplI gene encoding 50S ribosomal protein L9, whose amino-acid sequence MQIILLEKVTNLGNLGDVVRVKDGYARNFLIPQRKARRATEAAIADFATRRAELEKLAADKLAAAQAVGVKLKDLVLDIAQKAGVDGRLFGSVTNHDIADALKAKGFTIEKSSIRLPTGPLKMVGDHPVAVAVHTDVVADITIRVIGEQA is encoded by the coding sequence ATGCAAATCATTCTTTTAGAAAAAGTAACAAACTTGGGCAACCTCGGTGACGTCGTTCGCGTTAAAGACGGTTACGCTCGTAATTTCTTAATCCCACAACGTAAGGCTCGTCGTGCGACTGAAGCAGCGATTGCTGATTTCGCGACTCGTCGTGCTGAGTTGGAAAAGCTGGCTGCTGACAAGTTGGCTGCCGCACAAGCTGTTGGCGTGAAGCTCAAGGACTTGGTTTTGGATATCGCTCAAAAAGCGGGTGTTGATGGTCGCTTGTTTGGTTCTGTAACCAACCACGACATCGCTGATGCTTTGAAAGCTAAAGGCTTTACGATTGAGAAGTCTTCAATCCGTTTGCCAACTGGTCCTTTGAAGATGGTTGGTGATCACCCAGTAGCAGTAGCGGTACATACCGATGTTGTAGCTGATATCACAATTCGTGTAATCGGCGAGCAAGCTTAA
- the dnaB gene encoding replicative DNA helicase, with protein MMGSGDSVVQALKVPPHSVEAEQSLLGGLLIDNSSWDNLGGVLNDKDFYRPEHALIYKVIARLISDNHPADVITVYDAVKSEQGGDLVSIDYLNSLAQNTPSAANIKGYADIVRDRSILRRLIEVSDSIVNSAFVPEGRTVRTLLDEAESRILQIGEEGSRKADYLEIEPLLKSVVARIDELYNRQGGSDITGIATGFIDLDKQTSGLQKGDLVIVAGRPSMGKAQPLDAKIKTIDGWKLMGDLRFGDRLASVDGQFSMVTGIYPQGIKQIYKVTLSDGRQAECCDEHLWRVMYRDWSEPRVINTKRLMEMLQCVRYKNRLWIDPVSGDFGHSNALPIHPWVLGALLGDGTLALSHKSVSFSTKSPELVERMNMLAGYEMEMVHAGAYDWRIVSKERVAVNGTRQYVSKNYFRAALGDVGVLGCRSFDKFIPTTYLEANRNSRLALFQGLMDTDGWIEKWGSIRFCTASKQLSEDVATLARSLGGFCSIATKQSSYTYLGEKKQGRLTYVLNMSFDAGFQAFTLPEKKERLRASWDRQRRLTFRSIEPSRVAQAQCISVSHPQRTYITNDYVVTHNTAFALNIAENVALAEGLPVVVFSMEMSGEQLAARLLGSVGRVDQGRMRTGKLQDDEWPRVTDAIARLSNTQILIDETGSLSSLELRARARRIARNFGGTLGLVVIDYLQLMSGSGSENRATEISEISRSLKSLAKELQCPVVALSQLNRGLEQRPNKRPIMSDLRESGAIEQDADLIMFIYRDEVYHPDTTTDKGVAEIIIGKQRNGPIGTVRLSWQGPFTKFDNLAIGSIGYSSGGYEPF; from the coding sequence ATGATGGGTTCTGGGGATTCAGTTGTGCAGGCCTTAAAAGTGCCCCCGCATTCTGTAGAAGCTGAGCAATCACTGCTCGGTGGTCTACTTATCGATAACTCTTCTTGGGATAACCTGGGTGGAGTATTAAACGATAAAGATTTCTATCGTCCTGAGCATGCTTTGATCTACAAGGTCATTGCGCGGCTCATTAGCGATAATCATCCTGCCGACGTGATTACGGTTTATGACGCTGTTAAGTCTGAACAGGGCGGTGATTTAGTTAGTATTGATTACTTAAATTCATTAGCGCAGAACACACCAAGCGCTGCGAACATTAAAGGCTATGCCGACATTGTTCGTGATCGAAGCATTCTGCGTCGACTTATCGAAGTGTCTGACAGTATTGTGAACTCCGCTTTTGTTCCTGAAGGGCGCACAGTCAGAACGCTCCTAGATGAAGCTGAGTCCCGTATTTTGCAAATCGGCGAAGAGGGTAGCCGTAAGGCAGATTATCTCGAGATCGAACCGCTCTTAAAAAGCGTAGTCGCCCGTATTGATGAGTTATATAACCGTCAAGGTGGCAGTGACATTACCGGTATCGCTACCGGCTTTATTGATTTAGATAAACAAACTAGTGGCCTGCAAAAAGGCGATTTGGTTATTGTTGCTGGAAGACCTTCAATGGGTAAAGCTCAGCCGCTAGATGCGAAGATCAAAACGATTGATGGTTGGAAGTTGATGGGCGACCTTCGCTTTGGTGATCGCCTGGCATCGGTTGATGGTCAGTTTTCCATGGTGACTGGCATATACCCTCAGGGTATTAAGCAGATCTACAAGGTTACTCTTTCGGATGGTCGCCAAGCCGAGTGTTGTGATGAGCATTTGTGGCGCGTGATGTATCGTGATTGGTCTGAGCCACGCGTAATCAACACCAAGCGTTTAATGGAAATGCTGCAGTGTGTGCGCTACAAAAATAGATTATGGATTGATCCAGTCTCTGGAGACTTTGGGCATTCGAATGCATTGCCAATTCATCCATGGGTATTAGGTGCATTATTAGGTGATGGTACTTTAGCTCTTTCGCACAAAAGTGTGTCTTTTTCCACTAAATCTCCTGAGCTCGTAGAGCGCATGAATATGCTTGCAGGCTATGAAATGGAGATGGTGCATGCAGGCGCTTACGACTGGAGAATTGTCTCTAAAGAGAGGGTTGCGGTAAATGGCACTAGACAATATGTATCTAAAAATTACTTTAGAGCTGCCCTAGGAGATGTGGGTGTTTTAGGTTGCAGAAGTTTTGATAAATTTATCCCCACTACTTATTTAGAAGCGAATAGAAATTCCCGCCTTGCTTTATTCCAAGGTTTGATGGATACGGATGGTTGGATTGAAAAGTGGGGATCTATTCGTTTTTGCACTGCAAGTAAACAACTATCAGAGGATGTGGCTACCTTAGCGAGATCTTTGGGTGGTTTCTGCTCAATCGCCACTAAGCAATCTAGTTATACCTATCTAGGCGAAAAGAAACAGGGTCGTTTGACCTATGTTTTAAATATGAGCTTTGATGCCGGCTTCCAAGCATTTACTTTGCCTGAGAAGAAAGAAAGATTGAGAGCAAGCTGGGATCGTCAACGTCGTTTGACGTTCAGAAGTATTGAGCCGTCGAGAGTGGCTCAAGCACAATGTATTTCTGTAAGTCATCCTCAAAGGACTTACATTACTAATGATTATGTTGTTACGCATAACACAGCGTTTGCACTCAATATCGCGGAGAACGTTGCTTTGGCAGAAGGTTTGCCAGTCGTCGTCTTCTCTATGGAGATGTCAGGTGAGCAATTAGCAGCCCGTCTATTGGGCTCTGTAGGGCGCGTTGATCAAGGTCGTATGCGTACTGGAAAATTGCAAGATGATGAGTGGCCACGTGTTACTGATGCCATTGCTCGATTAAGCAACACACAGATTTTGATTGATGAGACTGGCTCACTTTCTAGTTTGGAATTGCGTGCTCGTGCTCGCCGCATTGCTAGAAATTTTGGCGGCACATTGGGCCTGGTAGTGATTGATTATTTGCAGCTCATGAGTGGCTCAGGCTCAGAAAACCGTGCTACGGAGATTTCTGAAATCTCTCGCTCATTAAAGTCTCTCGCAAAAGAATTGCAATGCCCTGTTGTTGCGCTTTCGCAGTTAAATCGTGGATTAGAGCAACGCCCAAATAAGCGTCCAATCATGTCTGACTTACGTGAGTCTGGTGCGATCGAGCAAGATGCTGACTTGATCATGTTTATTTATCGCGATGAGGTGTATCACCCAGATACGACTACCGATAAAGGTGTGGCAGAGATCATCATTGGTAAACAGCGTAACGGCCCTATTGGTACAGTGCGCTTGAGCTGGCAAGGGCCTTTTACTAAGTTTGATAATTTAGCGATAGGTTCTATAGGCTACTCATCTGGCGGTTACGAGCCGTTCTAA
- a CDS encoding PhoH family protein, which produces MPLPPIPTQIADQVKLSRKDTPDLKKRPAPAKTVALDTAEWVNDAEEDLSAAEVALEKIKADRSPARGEGKVSAPAKPKRVIRTGPPSLFVLDTNVLMHDPSSLFRFSEHDLYLPMTTLEELDNHKKGMTEVARNARTVSRSLDQLIAGTSGTLDDGIPLNKLGNQDVSGRLYFQTKLSTQALPEGLPEGKGDNLILAVVSELQKTRNGQEVVLVSKDINMRIKARALGLPAEDYFNDQVLEDRDLMYSGVLSLPADFWPKHGKDMESWADSKSGTMYYRVTGPNVPSMLVNQFVYQENPDGSTPFYAHVKEINGKTALLQTLRDFSHQKNNVWSVTARNREQNFAMNLLMNPDIDFVTLLGQAGTGKTLLALAAGLEQVLDSKRYNEIIITRATVPVGEDIGFLPGTEEEKMQPWMGAFDDNLEVLQRNDDAGEWGRAATQELIRSRIKVKSMNFMRGRTFVSKFVIIDEAQNLTPKQMKTLVTRAGPGTKIVCLGNIAQIDTPYLTEGSSGLTYVVDRFKGWRHSGHVTLARGERSRLADHAADAL; this is translated from the coding sequence ATGCCATTGCCACCCATCCCAACCCAAATTGCTGATCAAGTAAAACTGAGCCGCAAGGACACTCCTGATTTAAAGAAACGTCCTGCACCAGCAAAAACAGTTGCGCTTGATACAGCTGAGTGGGTGAATGATGCGGAAGAGGATTTATCAGCTGCAGAGGTTGCTCTAGAAAAGATTAAAGCGGATCGCAGCCCTGCAAGAGGCGAAGGCAAGGTAAGCGCTCCTGCAAAACCAAAACGCGTCATTCGCACAGGACCACCCAGTTTATTTGTGCTCGATACCAATGTGTTGATGCATGACCCAAGCTCTCTGTTCCGCTTCTCTGAGCATGATCTATATCTACCAATGACCACCTTGGAAGAGTTAGACAATCACAAGAAAGGCATGACTGAGGTAGCCCGTAATGCCCGTACTGTTAGTCGCTCCTTAGACCAACTCATTGCTGGCACCAGTGGCACCCTAGATGACGGCATTCCATTGAATAAATTGGGTAACCAAGATGTTTCTGGTCGCCTGTATTTCCAAACCAAACTCTCTACCCAAGCATTACCAGAAGGACTTCCTGAAGGTAAAGGCGACAATCTGATTTTGGCAGTGGTAAGTGAACTGCAAAAAACGCGTAATGGCCAAGAAGTGGTATTGGTATCCAAAGATATCAATATGCGCATTAAAGCACGTGCCCTAGGCTTACCTGCTGAAGATTACTTTAACGATCAAGTATTAGAAGATCGCGATTTGATGTACTCAGGTGTGCTGTCATTACCTGCGGACTTTTGGCCAAAACACGGCAAAGATATGGAGAGCTGGGCGGATTCCAAATCAGGAACCATGTACTACCGCGTCACCGGCCCAAATGTGCCGAGCATGTTAGTAAATCAATTTGTTTATCAAGAAAATCCTGATGGCTCGACACCATTCTACGCACACGTTAAAGAAATCAATGGCAAAACTGCCTTGTTGCAAACCTTGCGAGATTTTTCACATCAGAAGAATAATGTCTGGAGCGTGACAGCGCGTAATCGCGAACAAAACTTCGCCATGAACCTACTGATGAACCCAGATATCGACTTTGTTACCTTATTGGGTCAAGCGGGAACTGGCAAAACCTTGCTGGCATTGGCTGCTGGTCTTGAGCAAGTCCTCGATAGCAAGCGCTATAACGAAATCATCATTACTCGTGCGACCGTTCCTGTGGGTGAAGACATTGGCTTTTTACCTGGAACTGAAGAAGAAAAAATGCAGCCTTGGATGGGGGCGTTTGATGACAACCTAGAAGTCCTGCAGCGTAATGACGATGCTGGGGAATGGGGTCGCGCTGCGACTCAAGAGCTTATTCGTTCGCGCATTAAAGTGAAAAGCATGAACTTCATGCGTGGCAGAACATTTGTGAGTAAATTTGTCATTATTGATGAAGCGCAAAACTTAACTCCAAAACAAATGAAGACTTTAGTGACTCGCGCTGGCCCCGGAACCAAAATTGTATGCCTAGGTAATATTGCTCAGATTGATACACCATACTTAACCGAAGGCTCTTCTGGCCTCACGTATGTGGTCGATCGATTTAAGGGTTGGCGCCATAGCGGTCACGTCACATTGGCGCGTGGCGAGCGTTCACGTCTTGCGGATCATGCTGCTGACGCACTTTAA
- a CDS encoding peroxiredoxin → MTVAIGKPIPACAIPATSGLTFTPDSAKGKKLVLYFYPKDMTPGCTAESGEFRDNIEAFTKANTLVVGVSRDSLKSHDNFRSKLGLPFELVADTDEKLCQLFGVIKMKNMYGKQVRGIERSTFLFDSSGMLVKEWRGLKVPGHVAEVLEAAKAAN, encoded by the coding sequence ATGACAGTAGCTATCGGCAAACCCATTCCAGCATGCGCGATTCCTGCGACATCCGGTCTTACATTTACGCCAGATTCCGCTAAAGGAAAAAAGTTGGTTCTTTACTTTTACCCTAAGGATATGACTCCTGGCTGCACTGCTGAGTCTGGAGAGTTTCGCGACAACATTGAAGCTTTTACCAAGGCAAATACTCTAGTGGTCGGCGTTTCTCGGGATAGCCTTAAATCACACGATAATTTTCGTAGCAAATTAGGTCTACCTTTTGAGTTGGTTGCTGATACCGATGAAAAACTTTGCCAACTATTTGGTGTCATCAAAATGAAAAATATGTATGGCAAACAAGTGCGTGGCATTGAACGTAGCACCTTCCTATTTGACTCAAGCGGCATGTTAGTCAAAGAATGGCGCGGCCTTAAAGTACCAGGCCATGTGGCTGAAGTTTTAGAGGCTGCCAAAGCTGCTAATTGA
- a CDS encoding polysaccharide deacetylase family protein, with protein sequence MAKIALKVDVDTLRGTQEGVPNLARTLARFDLKATFLFSLGPDHTGWALKRVFRPGFLSKVSRTSVVEHYGIKTLLYGVLLPGPDIGKKAAAQMRAIDQAGHETGIHTWDHVAWQDAVRHRDASWTKAMMQRSWDRFIEIFRHAPVTYGAAGWQMNEAAFEQLDQWGIQYSSDGRAEPNLMPYRLALSSGNAKHVQYPTTLPTFDELIGIDGADEFGAADKILEITKSNPNDQVFTLHAELEGQKLLPAFEKLLMGWLNQGHDLVTMGKLHKSWKATNQLDKIAVLPLTWGEIPNRSGELIIQNN encoded by the coding sequence ATGGCAAAGATTGCTCTCAAGGTTGACGTAGATACCTTACGCGGCACCCAAGAGGGTGTGCCCAATCTAGCGCGAACCCTAGCGCGCTTTGATTTAAAAGCTACTTTCTTATTTAGCCTTGGTCCAGACCATACTGGCTGGGCACTTAAGCGTGTTTTTCGCCCAGGCTTCCTGAGCAAAGTGAGTCGCACCTCAGTAGTTGAGCACTACGGAATCAAAACCTTGCTTTATGGGGTATTGCTTCCTGGCCCAGATATTGGGAAAAAAGCAGCTGCACAAATGCGTGCAATTGATCAAGCTGGACATGAAACCGGTATTCACACTTGGGATCATGTTGCTTGGCAAGATGCAGTTCGCCACCGAGACGCATCATGGACAAAAGCGATGATGCAAAGAAGCTGGGATCGCTTTATAGAAATATTTAGGCATGCGCCAGTAACGTATGGCGCTGCTGGATGGCAAATGAATGAGGCCGCTTTTGAGCAATTAGATCAATGGGGTATTCAATACTCATCCGATGGTCGCGCCGAACCCAATCTAATGCCCTATCGTCTGGCACTATCTTCTGGCAATGCCAAGCATGTGCAATATCCAACAACCCTTCCCACATTTGATGAACTCATTGGCATTGATGGTGCTGATGAGTTTGGTGCGGCAGACAAGATCTTGGAAATCACCAAGAGCAACCCCAACGATCAAGTCTTTACATTGCATGCTGAACTTGAAGGGCAAAAGCTCTTGCCAGCCTTTGAAAAGCTGCTGATGGGGTGGCTAAACCAAGGCCACGACCTCGTTACTATGGGCAAACTCCACAAATCTTGGAAAGCAACGAATCAACTCGATAAAATAGCGGTATTACCACTGACCTGGGGGGAAATCCCCAATCGAAGCGGTGAATTAATTATTCAAAATAACTAA
- a CDS encoding bifunctional UDP-4-keto-pentose/UDP-xylose synthase, producing the protein MKKVLILGVNGFIGHHLSKRILETTDWDVYGMDMQNDRLGDLINHPRMHFFEGDITINKEWVEYHIRKCDVILPLVAIATPATYVQQPLKVFELDFEANLPIVRSAVKYKKHLVFPSTSEVYGMCEDSEFDPSSSSMVYGPISKPRWIYACSKQLMDRVIWGYGMEGLRFTLFRPFNWIGPGLDSIYTPKEGSSRVVTQFLGHIVRGEPINLVDGGAQKRAFTYVDDGIDALMRIIDNKDGVANGKIYNIGNPKNNHSVRELANQMLDIARSIPEYAKTANDVKIVETTSGAYYGEGYQDVQNRVPAIANTMSELGWKPTTTMADALKNIFEAYRQDVEKARSLVDKE; encoded by the coding sequence ATGAAAAAAGTACTCATTCTTGGTGTTAATGGCTTTATTGGTCATCACCTTTCAAAGCGCATTCTCGAGACAACCGACTGGGATGTCTATGGCATGGATATGCAGAATGATCGCTTAGGAGATTTAATCAATCACCCCCGGATGCACTTCTTCGAAGGCGATATCACCATCAATAAAGAATGGGTTGAGTATCACATTCGTAAATGCGATGTTATTTTGCCTCTCGTTGCAATTGCAACACCCGCCACTTACGTACAGCAACCGCTCAAAGTATTTGAGCTTGATTTTGAAGCAAATCTTCCCATCGTTCGCTCGGCTGTTAAATACAAAAAGCATTTGGTATTTCCATCAACCTCAGAGGTTTATGGCATGTGTGAAGACAGTGAATTTGACCCATCATCTTCAAGCATGGTGTATGGCCCTATCAGTAAACCACGCTGGATCTACGCTTGCTCTAAGCAATTAATGGATCGCGTAATTTGGGGTTACGGCATGGAAGGTCTTCGCTTTACCTTGTTCCGCCCTTTTAATTGGATTGGTCCTGGCCTAGACAGCATCTACACACCCAAAGAAGGTTCATCACGCGTAGTCACACAATTCTTAGGTCACATTGTTCGCGGCGAACCGATTAACTTAGTAGATGGTGGGGCTCAAAAACGGGCCTTCACTTATGTTGATGATGGCATTGATGCCTTAATGCGCATTATCGACAATAAAGATGGTGTAGCCAACGGCAAAATCTATAACATTGGCAACCCAAAAAATAATCACTCCGTTCGTGAACTCGCAAATCAAATGCTGGATATTGCGCGTAGCATTCCTGAGTACGCTAAAACAGCAAACGATGTGAAGATTGTTGAGACCACTTCAGGCGCCTACTATGGTGAAGGCTATCAAGACGTTCAGAATCGGGTGCCTGCAATTGCCAACACCATGAGCGAACTGGGTTGGAAACCAACCACGACCATGGCTGATGCTCTCAAGAATATTTTTGAGGCTTATCGCCAAGATGTGGAAAAAGCACGCTCACTAGTTGATAAAGAATAA
- a CDS encoding formyltransferase — MRAVVFAYHNVGVNCLKELLKAGIEIDLVVTHQDDPNENVWFGSVAKLCKENSIPFITPSANELIGLVPQLQALAPDYIFSFYYRYMIPAQILACAKIAALNMHGSLLPKYRGRAPVNWAILHGETETGATLHIMEEKPDAGDIVDQLAVSIGPDETATEVFAKVSDAAVKVIHEVLPALLHGNVPRKPNDLQKGSYFGGRKPADGQIHWDQTAKQVHDLVRAVAPPYPGAFIEHDSKMMIVARTSLKGPFPDKLNLGALGIQVVDNRVFGICGDQQALEILEWLPADK, encoded by the coding sequence TTGCGCGCAGTTGTCTTTGCTTATCACAATGTTGGCGTTAACTGCCTAAAAGAACTGCTCAAAGCCGGCATTGAGATTGACCTTGTCGTCACTCATCAAGATGATCCCAATGAAAATGTTTGGTTTGGTAGCGTAGCCAAGCTCTGCAAAGAAAACAGTATTCCCTTCATCACGCCAAGTGCAAATGAATTGATTGGGCTTGTTCCACAACTCCAAGCGCTTGCCCCTGATTACATTTTCTCGTTTTACTATCGCTACATGATTCCTGCGCAGATTCTGGCATGCGCCAAAATCGCAGCGCTCAATATGCATGGATCATTACTCCCCAAATATCGTGGACGTGCTCCCGTCAACTGGGCGATTCTCCATGGGGAAACTGAAACGGGCGCCACCCTGCACATCATGGAAGAAAAACCGGATGCGGGTGATATTGTTGATCAGTTGGCAGTGAGCATTGGCCCTGATGAAACTGCCACTGAGGTATTTGCCAAAGTTAGCGACGCAGCAGTCAAGGTCATTCATGAAGTACTCCCCGCCCTTTTACATGGGAATGTCCCCCGTAAACCCAATGATTTGCAAAAAGGGAGCTATTTTGGCGGCAGAAAGCCCGCTGATGGCCAGATTCACTGGGATCAAACTGCCAAGCAGGTTCACGACCTTGTCAGGGCAGTTGCACCCCCTTATCCAGGCGCTTTTATAGAACATGACAGCAAAATGATGATTGTTGCCCGCACCAGCCTAAAGGGTCCTTTTCCAGACAAGCTCAATCTAGGGGCTTTAGGTATCCAAGTGGTTGATAATCGGGTATTCGGCATTTGTGGCGACCAACAAGCCCTAGAGATCTTAGAATGGCTCCCCGCAGACAAATAA